DNA sequence from the Candidatus Latescibacter sp. genome:
TGAAGCGGACGCCATCCGTAACGAGAAAAGCAAGGTGCTCACAGCTCTTCGTCCAATTGCCGCGGATGAAGTTGCCAAGTACGCATTGCGCGGTCAATACCGGGGCTACCGTGGAACGGAAAAGGTCGCTCCCGATTCACAAATCCCCACCTATGCCGTCCTGCAGATATATATCGACAACTGGAGATGGCAGGGCATACCCTTTTTTCTCCGTTGCGGGAAAGCATTGACCGCAAAAACCACCGAGATCAATATTCAGTTCCGACGCCCCCCTCATGTGTTGTTTCCCCTTCCACCCGGGCGGGATATAAAACCGAATCTGCTGACTATCGGAATTCAGCCCGATGAAGGAGCTCACCTCCGTTTTGAAGTAAAAAATCCGGACACCACAGCGGAAATGCATTCGGTAGAGATGTCGTTCCATTATGCCGATGTTTTCGGCCCGGACAGCATCCCCGAATCTTACGAGCGCCTGCTCCTGGATATCCTGGTCGGCGACGCCTCACTCTTTGCCCGGAAAGACGCCATCGAAACAGCCTGGCGGTTCATCGATCCGATTATCAAAGGACTCGATGGTCAGGCCGCGCCGCCTCTGTACATCTATGAACCGGGAAGCCGGGGACCGGCGGAGGCGGATGAATTCATAGCCCGTGCAGGCTATGCCTGGCTGCACCGCTGCGGAGGTCATGACAGCACCTGCGAGAGGGAGGAATACTCATGGAAAAAACCGCATCAGTAACCGGCGTGTCCAATAAATGCCGATGCCCTGCTTCTGCATGTTTTTTATATTCCATGCGCAATTCTTGAGGATTTTTGCATGAACGCAGAAACTCGAAGACTCCGGGAAGTCAACACAAAGAAAAAACCCTGGCGCACATGGGGGCCTTATGTGGCCGGGCGCCAGTGGGGAACCGTGCGGGAAGATTACAGCCCCGATGGGAAAGCATGGGAATTCCTTACCCATGACATGGCCCGCAGCAAGGCATACCGATGGGGAGAGGAAGGAATCGCAGGGATATGCGACAACCTCCAGCTCGTGTGTTTCTCTCTGGCGCTCTGGAACGGGAAGGATCCTTTCCTCAAAGAGCGATTGTTCGGCTTGACCAATGATGAAGGGAACCACGGCGAAGATGTAAAAGAATATTACTACTACCTTGACAACACCCCGACGCACTCATATATGAAAATGCTTTACAAGTATCCCCAGGCCGAATTCCCCTATGCCCGCCTGGTGGAAGAGAACCGGAGACGGGGGAAAACCGCCCCCGAATTCGAGCTTATCGACACCGGTATATTCGACAGGAACGCCTATTTCGATGTATTCGTGGAGTATGCCAAAGCCTCGCCGGAAGATATTCTCATACGGATCACCGTGGAGAACCGCGGCGCCGAGAAGGCTATTATTCATGTACTGCCGCACCTGTGGTTTCGAAATACCTGGGCATGGACGACGGGTGAAGAAATACCGCAGTTGACCCCGGCCGATAATTCGGCAATAAAAGTGTATCATCCGGAATTGGGAGAATACCGGTTATACTTTTCCGGCAGGCCGGAGATGCTCTTCTGTAATAATGAGACAAACACGTCAAGGTTGTATGGTACGGAGGCCGGAGGATATTTCAAGGACGGAATAAACGAATACATTGTGCACGGCAACCTCGGGGGAGTTAATCCCAGCCGGCTCGGAACCAAAGCCGCGTTGCATTTCACCACCGAGTTAGAAGCCGGGGCCTGTGAGATATTCAAGCTGCGTTTTTCCAGGCGGGCGCTGACTCTTCCCTTCCGGTCCTTCGATACCGTTTTTTCCCGGCGTCAGCGGGAAGCGGACGATTTTTATACTGTAGAGATTCAGCGCGCGGATTCTGTACCCGGGATAGCCGATCCGGACGCCCGTAATGTCCAGCGCCAGGCATTTGCAGGAATGCTCTGGACAAAGCAGTTCTATTATTATGACGTCCGCAGGTGGCTGGAAGGCGACCCGGGGCAGCCTGCGCCCCCGCCCGAACGACGGCGCGGTCGTAACCGTGACTGGACGCACCTGAATAACGCTGATGTCATAACCATGCCCGACAATTGGGAATATCCCTGGTATGCGGCGTGGGATATTGCCTTTCACTGTATTCCTTTTGCCATGATCGACCCGGAGTTCGCCAAGCATCAGTTGATCCTGATGACCCGTGAATGGTACATGCACCCGAACGGCCAACTTCCGGCGTATGAGTGGGAATTCAGCGATGTGAATCCACCTGTTCATGCCTGGGCCGCCTGGCGGGTTTACAAAATCGACCGAAAGCGGCATGGGGGCAAGGGGGATATCCCCTTTCTCGAACGGGTGTTTCACAAACTGCTGCTGAATTTCACCTGGTGGGTCAATCGCAAGGACCCGGAAGGGCGAAATATCTTCCAGGGCGGATTCCTAGGATTGGATAATATCGGTTTGTTCGACCGCAGTTCCCCTCTGCCGAACGGCGGTTTTATCTACCAGGCTGATGGGACAAGCTGGATGGCGATGTATTGCCTGAACCTCATGCGCATTGCCCTTGAGCTGGCGATTTACAATCCTGTGTATGAGGATATCGCAACCAAGTTTTTCGAGCATTTTTTAAACATCGCCGCGGCAATGTTCAACATCGGCAGCGAGGGAGTAAGCCTCTGGGACGAGGAAGACGAATTTTACTATGATGTATTATTTGTACCGGGAGAACGGGTTTACCCGATCAAAGTCCGTTCCCTGGTTGGCATCATTCCTCTTTTTGCGGTTGAAACGCTGGAACCGGAAATTCTCGAAAA
Encoded proteins:
- a CDS encoding glucosidase yields the protein MNAETRRLREVNTKKKPWRTWGPYVAGRQWGTVREDYSPDGKAWEFLTHDMARSKAYRWGEEGIAGICDNLQLVCFSLALWNGKDPFLKERLFGLTNDEGNHGEDVKEYYYYLDNTPTHSYMKMLYKYPQAEFPYARLVEENRRRGKTAPEFELIDTGIFDRNAYFDVFVEYAKASPEDILIRITVENRGAEKAIIHVLPHLWFRNTWAWTTGEEIPQLTPADNSAIKVYHPELGEYRLYFSGRPEMLFCNNETNTSRLYGTEAGGYFKDGINEYIVHGNLGGVNPSRLGTKAALHFTTELEAGACEIFKLRFSRRALTLPFRSFDTVFSRRQREADDFYTVEIQRADSVPGIADPDARNVQRQAFAGMLWTKQFYYYDVRRWLEGDPGQPAPPPERRRGRNRDWTHLNNADVITMPDNWEYPWYAAWDIAFHCIPFAMIDPEFAKHQLILMTREWYMHPNGQLPAYEWEFSDVNPPVHAWAAWRVYKIDRKRHGGKGDIPFLERVFHKLLLNFTWWVNRKDPEGRNIFQGGFLGLDNIGLFDRSSPLPNGGFIYQADGTSWMAMYCLNLMRIALELAIYNPVYEDIATKFFEHFLNIAAAMFNIGSEGVSLWDEEDEFYYDVLFVPGERVYPIKVRSLVGIIPLFAVETLEPEILEKLPGFNRRLNWYLKYRPDLAQLVSRWHEPGFGERRLLSLLRGHRMKRILKRMLDETEFLSDYGVRSLSKQHNADNPYRLT